Proteins encoded in a region of the Raphanus sativus cultivar WK10039 chromosome 8, ASM80110v3, whole genome shotgun sequence genome:
- the LOC108809750 gene encoding transcription factor MYB86-like has translation MRSHSCCYKQKLRKGLWSPEEDEKLLNYITRHGHGCWSSVPKLAGLLRCGKSCRLRWINYLRPDLKRGAFSQDEESLIIELHAALGNRWSQIATRLPGRTDNEIKNFWNSCLKKKLRRKGIDPTTHKPLISDIQTANVIDQKLTSSNTSEVVKSTGLINNLHDDQSMAVSSQPGPCWFPETKTTANQNAAFCFSASTLPTVSDQMTSNFNPVPNNWELNYCSNTVPSHRNSIYSAFFGNHYAEASQIMNNNNNNNPVMDHHYHQDMKPWPSEILHYTEHNQSLETGLEAEVKPYIAKYYLGSSVSSLNESAARLLHSEVDFYGKNLQKLNKMAFNQSL, from the exons ATGAGAAGTCATTCCTGTTGTTATAAGCAAAAGCTTAGAAAGGGCCTTTGGTCTCCTGAAGAAGATGAGAAACTTCTCAACTACATAACAAGACATGGTCATGGCTGTTGGAGTTCTGTCCCCAAACTCGCAG GTTTACTGAGATGTGGAAAGAGTTGTAGGCTTAGGTGGATTAACTATTTGAGACCAGACTTAAAGAGGGGAGCATTCTCTCAAGACGAAGAAAGCTTGATCATTGAGCTCCATGCTGCCTTAGGAAACAG ATGGTCTCAGATCGCAACTCGGTTACCGGGAAGAACAGACAACGAGATCAAAAACTTTTGGAACTCATGTCTTAAGAAGAAGCTGAGAAGAAAAGGCATTGATCCAACAACACATAAACCCCTAATAAGCGACATTCAAACGGCTAACGTCATAGATCAGAAATTGACGTCATCAAATACTTCAGAAGTAGTAAAGTCAACGGGTTTGATAAACAACCTACATGATGATCAGTCAATGGCCGTCTCATCACAACCAGGTCCGTGTTGGTTCCCGGAGACCAAGACGACGGCTAATCAAAACGCTGCGTTTTGCTTCAGTGCAAGTACTCTACCAACGGTTTCAGACCAGATGACTTCAAACTTCAACCCAGTTCCAAACAATTGGGAACTCAACTACTGCAGCAACACAGTTCCATCTCACAGAAACAGTATCTACAGTGCTTTCTTTGGAAATCATTACGCAGAAGCTAGTCAAATCatgaataataataacaataataatccTGTAATGgatcatcattatcatcaaGACATGAAGCCGTGGCCATCAGAGATTCTTCATTACACAGAACATAACCAAAGCTTAGAAACTGGTTTAGAAGCAGAAGTGAAGCCATACATTGCCAAGTACTACTTGGGATCATCAGTGTCATCACTAAACGAAAGCGCTGCGAGATTACTGCATTCTGAGGTTGATTTTTACGGTAAAAACCTTCAGAAGCTTAATAAAATGGCGTTTAATCAGAGCCTTTAG